From the genome of Sphingobacterium kitahiroshimense, one region includes:
- a CDS encoding LptF/LptG family permease produces MKKIYLLILKSFIKPFFVTFCIVMFVLLMLFLFKYIDDLIGKGFEWYVILKLIGYQCAVQISMAMPLSMLLSSIMTFGNLGESYELVAIKAAGVSLRRAMTPLFILVGFFSLSSFLFSDYILPIVNLKMGSLLYDVRNKKADFLIKPGIFNNTIPGYSIRAKGKNENGTILYDLMIYDNQGGNAGNTVLIAKEGFIYNSPDNSYMILKLKDGIRYEDARVKSSKSYDPRQQFTRFKFKETEQKFDMEWNKMQRTDENLFKSHHAMLNLKQLKVYTDSNKMKLDSLKHSLSLTVDNRFNLYSPYFNTQEGGKKIKPASVKPFNNLLEDLVLPEQRAQITGNALSQLNYMKDDLSNKLPDYKDLNGKDIRYRIEFHRKFTLAVSCLLLFAIGAPLGAIIRKGGLGLPVIMAIIFFLIYHIISTVAEKSAKDGAISPILGMWMAIIILSPLAGFLTYKSTTDSALFDIDQYKIKAEAGLNWIKSKIGKKKAKLQ; encoded by the coding sequence ATGAAAAAGATTTATTTACTTATTCTTAAATCCTTTATAAAGCCATTTTTCGTCACTTTTTGTATTGTGATGTTTGTGCTTTTAATGCTTTTCTTATTTAAATACATAGATGATTTAATAGGTAAAGGTTTTGAATGGTATGTCATACTGAAACTAATCGGCTATCAATGTGCGGTTCAGATCTCTATGGCTATGCCACTTTCTATGCTATTGTCATCCATTATGACTTTTGGTAATCTTGGAGAGAGTTACGAACTAGTTGCCATCAAAGCAGCAGGAGTTTCACTCAGAAGAGCCATGACTCCTTTATTCATTTTAGTAGGTTTTTTCAGTTTAAGCTCTTTTCTCTTTTCGGATTACATTTTACCTATCGTAAATTTAAAGATGGGGTCATTATTATATGATGTCCGTAATAAAAAAGCTGATTTTTTAATAAAACCTGGTATTTTCAATAATACTATTCCAGGTTATTCAATACGAGCAAAAGGTAAAAATGAAAATGGTACAATCCTGTACGATTTGATGATTTACGATAATCAAGGTGGAAATGCTGGCAATACGGTTTTAATCGCTAAAGAAGGATTTATTTATAATTCTCCTGATAATAGCTATATGATCTTAAAACTTAAAGACGGTATTCGCTATGAAGATGCACGCGTAAAAAGTTCTAAAAGCTACGATCCCCGTCAGCAGTTCACGAGATTTAAATTTAAAGAAACTGAGCAAAAATTTGATATGGAATGGAATAAGATGCAGCGAACAGATGAAAATTTGTTTAAGAGCCATCATGCCATGTTAAACTTAAAACAGTTAAAAGTGTATACCGATTCTAATAAAATGAAATTAGACAGTCTTAAGCACTCTCTCTCGCTTACTGTAGATAATCGTTTTAATCTATATTCTCCATATTTTAATACCCAAGAAGGAGGCAAAAAGATAAAACCTGCTTCGGTAAAACCTTTTAATAATTTATTAGAAGATCTTGTTCTTCCCGAACAGCGTGCACAAATTACAGGAAATGCGTTGAGTCAGTTAAACTACATGAAAGATGATTTGAGTAACAAATTACCTGATTACAAAGATTTAAATGGCAAAGACATCCGGTACCGCATTGAGTTTCATCGGAAATTTACATTAGCTGTCTCATGTCTTTTATTATTTGCTATTGGTGCGCCTTTAGGAGCTATTATTCGTAAAGGTGGGCTTGGTCTACCTGTTATCATGGCTATTATATTCTTTCTTATTTACCACATTATTTCCACCGTAGCAGAGAAATCAGCAAAGGACGGTGCAATTTCACCTATTTTAGGGATGTGGATGGCCATTATCATATTATCGCCATTAGCTGGATTTTTAACGTATAAATCAACCACTGACTCGGCCTTATTTGATATTGATCAGTATAAAATAAAAGCTGAAGCTGGATTGAATTGGATTAAAAGTAAGATTGGTAAAAAGAAGGCAAAATTGCAATAA
- a CDS encoding START-like domain-containing protein has translation MAEKIKLNLEYIVNSSPRILFPYLQEPNALSQWFADDVNYRESIYEFIWDDEGQKAKIVNVKENKLIRYKWLEDEPYYFELEIDQDELTNDVALRITDFAKEEDVENRKMIWNNSIEYLQSVIGG, from the coding sequence ATGGCTGAAAAAATAAAATTGAACTTAGAATATATAGTAAATTCTTCACCTAGAATTTTATTCCCCTATTTACAGGAGCCAAATGCCTTATCACAATGGTTTGCCGATGATGTTAATTACCGCGAATCTATTTATGAATTTATTTGGGATGATGAAGGTCAAAAAGCCAAAATTGTAAATGTTAAAGAAAACAAACTAATCCGCTATAAATGGCTTGAGGACGAGCCTTATTACTTTGAACTAGAAATTGATCAGGACGAATTAACAAATGATGTAGCACTCCGCATTACTGATTTTGCAAAAGAAGAAGATGTAGAAAATCGCAAAATGATCTGGAATAATTCAATTGAGTATCTCCAAAGTGTAATTGGAGGATAA